AATAAACGAACAGCTGATGCAACACCTATATTACATGACATTACTTGAATGCCTCCACCGCCTTCATTTGTATACCTCAAAACTTTCTACAAGGGGAAGAGAATCTACATGTAGAGAGAGTGAATAAAATTATGGGGAAGAAAAAAACCGAAGACATTCCACCTTACGAAATCCCAATTGTCTTGCCCAATAGCCACAAGAACAGTGTCGTTTCAAGCATAAAAACGGTATGGAGCCATGCTCTATCCAGCGTGAAACCGAAAATGGTGATCCCTGCTCTGTTGTTCTCCAAATATGTCACtgcatgaagtaaaaaaatctcAAGTAGATGAGTATACAAataagtcttcaatcaagttcttattgcataataaatattaattgtaTGCACCTATCCAATGGTAGGAGTGTTAATGGTGCCTCACCTAGAGCTTGTCTCTTTTGAAAGGAAATGGTGTGGGCATGAGGTGGCACAATCTTTGTGTCTTCCAGTTCATCCTCAGCACTGACCTCTTCATCGGATTCACCCTCACCACCATTCACTGGAAAGACACAGTTGGGGTTCAAAGTAACCTCACAAGGAGTCTCAGGGTCTGCATAGAAAGAATCAATAGTAGCACAGACATGCCACTTTGCAGCATGGCTTGTGAGTGCTTGGGCCTTGTGTGTGATCTTAGCAGCACTCCTTAAGCATATGAGCAGTCCAGTCACAAGGACGATCGAACATAGCTGCCAAATCATAAACAGACAGTTTGGAACAATGGTATTCATTTATGGGCATTGAGCTACTGCAAAAATTTAACCAATAGAACTTCATAGACAGCCCTGAGCTTCGTGATTGAGCTATACTGCTATCTTATATATTAGAATATACTGGGTAAAATCATATGAGGATGGAGTGGAGTTAAGCAACAGCCTTTGATTCAGATTTGTTCCTGTTGATCTCAGGGCTGCACTATCAGAAAGGAGCCTAGGCTCTTTCCAAATTTTTCAGTGCTTAAAACCATGAAAACCACATATACCACCTTTTTAATGAACATCACATTAATGAAAATAGCCCCCCTAAATTAACTTATTATCACAACTTTTGCCATGCGTTTTGCTTGTTGCATATTCATTATACAGCTTATATGCCTCCAAACTGGAAGTATTTGCAAAGTAAGAGAGAGAATGAAAATAAGATCAAAGCGAATTTCGCTAATGCATCaacagagagagaaaatgtaaatCAACTGAAAATTCCAAATAAGTATTTCTAAATCATGGGAACTGGTGGTTAATAAAAGTCATATATAGCATGGAGAATCTAAATACAGATTATTTTAGAGAAAAGTTATTTTTTAAAACAAATTGATAAGACCTTGGGTATAAGGTTGGTGCAGTAGATcatttttcaaatttatctttGATATATAGAATGCCATGACAAGTCTTCTGTGTCATCCAAAGGCAAAAACCAGCCATGTTATCGCAAAGGTTAGTTTTTTAAGCTTGCTCTGCATTCACAAGCAACAATTTCCCTTATTTTGACATCCTTCGCATCTGCAATTGTCAAGGTCCGCCAAACTTCAATAGTAATGGGTTGTCATTTAAGAGAGAAAACAGATGTTTGCCTCTTCGATCATAAAGATAACCAACAATAGAAGCATTTCAATGAACAGCTTGTTCTCCAGATGTCGAACAAAATTTTCCTGTCCTCTACCAAGGAAAACTCATTAAATATTGTTCAGTAAAATCATTAAACCTTCTTGTGGTCCTTCATAGCTTGTAGGTAACCTTTTTAAGGAGGTGCCCAGAACTTATCCATCATTGTCCAGTATTAACAAAGGTAGGAAGTTTTCTCAACTTCAAATATACTACATCTTTTACAGTTCATAAAAACTTCTCCTGAACTTAACATATGCTGATTGAGATCGAGACTCCATCCTACCCTTAAGGTCACTTAGAGATGCTGACTGAGATCGAGACTCCATCCTACCCTTAAGGTGAACTTAACATATGCTGATTGAGATCAAGACTCCATCCTACCCTTAAGGTGACTTAGATATCCCCTTTTGCTAATGTAATAAAACAATAAAAGAACTTGATGTGGATACAAGGCAAGAAGGTGTAGGATTCCAGAGCCAAGGAAAGAAATCAACATCCTGGGACCCTAAATGGAGTCCTGAAACTAATTTTATTAAATGGAATTTCGTGGCTTTTGATATGAGAAAGGATAAAGTCATGATTCCTTATGTAGAACAAAAAGAATAACAAGAGAAGTAATCTGAAGAAAGAAAATCTGAACAAggacaagaagaaaaaggggtATGAAAATAGATATCCACCACATGTAATATTCAATCATGTATCATCTTCCACCAAGGCACACAAAGCCATTTTTATAGAAGAGAAAAATTTTGTCCTGCTGCTTCAGTGACCCACCTTCTGGATATTTAAAGACTTTTTATTGATCCATGATCCTTAGCCTACTTTAGCTTTTTTAAAATGCAATTATTGCTTCAAGTGGGTTATGCATAAGGAGTTTGTGATCACCAATATTGCTTCAAGGAAAAAATGGTTCAGCAGAGCTAAGGTAATGATGCAACATCATTTGCTTCCAAGCTTGACCAAAGAGAAGGATTCCAGGTTTTGCGTGCAGGTTTTACTTCCCTTTCATGAGAAGCACTTTCACCAATTCTCTCTGAACTCTTGCTAATTCACAGTTCCTTTGTAATCAGATGTAGACAAACAAGCAAGCCAATCTTATGGTAAGTGTTGGACAAGGAGTTTTTAGAGTGGATCAACATCTAAAACAATTTGGACTGGTTTTCAGCCTAGCTAGAACTTAAACATCACAAGCTTTAAATAACAATAAGCAACTCTTATCACGGTTATAGAATCTGAAATCACAGAAggattttgttttttttcttcctcAAGGCCCTAAAACCTTTTTGAAATCTTACAAATAGTAGGATAGGTTCATAAACTTTCTCCTAGTTATGCAAAAGAACCACATGCAAGGTTGATAAGGAAGGCGAGAAAGTAAGTCCTAAAGAACATAAGCTGTCGTCATTGGCAAGCTCTGAAGAATTCAAATAGCTCAAATCAATCCAGTAAAGCTCGGTCTAATACGATATGACAAGCAAATAAGGACTTTTATTCTAAGGTTTACTGGAAAAATTCAGAGATATGCTAAATCTCCTCATCATCTTATTCTAACTATTTCATAAAGTGCTTCTGTCTTATTGATGTCATAAAGCTTATAAATCCGAGCTAAGATTGCATCATCATTCTGATTCAAGACGCATATAAAATATTACAGATTTCTATTCTAAGTAAAAGAGATTTTCTTATCCTAATCTATCCGAACCTATTTCATCATGAAAGGGTGAATAAACCCCCATGAACCAAATGTACCAACAAAATCGGGTGACCAAGCGATAAACCAATATATTTACCAAAAAAAGCGTAGAAGCATAATTCTTTTTTTGTTGTATTTCCTATTATGAATGCTAAACTAAGTCTGCAACCATTAACGGCGAACCGATACCATATAACAACTTTATACATGCTTCAAGCATAAATAATATAATGAATTGTGAATGTGGAAATTAATAAACACAGCGGCCAGGCATTTTTCTTGTACGAATGGAATACAGAGATATGCATCGGTGGAGAGGGGGTAAATGACTCACCGCGAGTTCTCCGGTGTTGAAGAGGTTGATGTCCGAGTGCGATCGAGTGGTGAGCAGCAGGGCGGCGAACTGGCTGGCGGTGACAAGCACGAGGCAGGAGACGATGAACCCCCGGAATCGGTGGCTGATCACCCGCAGCTGCCGCCGGATTCGGAGGTGCTCCGCCAGCACCAGTCCCACCTccgactcctcctgaaacaccgcCGCGAATTCCTGCAGCCGCAGTATCTGGAGCTGGCATATCAGCCTGAACAAGACGCACAGCAGGAAGAACGTCGCCGTCCGGTAAATCCATGAAGCCAGTTCAAAAACGCAGGCCACCACGTCGCTGGCCACGGGATTGCCCAAGAACGGGATCCGCCCGGCGCCAGCGCAGTACCACCAGACCTTGTATGCCGTCTCGGCGGCGAAGAGGGGCAAGACGAAGCAGGAGAGGAGGCGGAAGGAGCGGTCGAGATGGGCGGTGTAGCCGAGGCGGACGTGCTCGCTCTCGCCGCGGAGCTTGTCGAGGAAGAGGAAGCGGCGGAGGCCGTAGCGGCGGGTGACGGCGGAGAGGCAGATGAAGGAGAGGGCGGAGGCGGCGGTGAGGGAAAGCTGGACGGAGAGGTCATAGGGGCGGCGATGGGGGTTGTAGGAGAGGACGAAGTGGGAGACGATGGGGACGGCGAGGGAAAGGACGAAGAAGAGGGACCACGACATCAGTGCGCGCCAGCGGTCCGACTGGTCCATGCACATCCACCGCAGGCACGACTGGAACCCCCGTAGCTCGTCCCCCGGGTGCGCCCGGCACCGCCCGTACCACGTCTTCGCCGGCGCCAGCAGGGCCTCCTCCGCTCCCCCTCCGCTTCCTCTCGCCATTGcgcgtgctctctctctctctctcactctatgAGATTGGATCTTGGATGAATGATTTATATAGATGGGGGAGGGGAATTGGGATCGGAGATAGCGGCGGAGAACAGGGGAGAGCACGCAAGGAGTGGAATTTTATTGTACACCCAAAATGAGGAGCGATCCGATGGATTAATTTCTATCCCTGGGCTTTTATTTAAGTTGTATTTGAGGAGGGGAAAGTAGGAGAAGGGGATAGTTTGTGTGGAggactggaggaggaggaggaggaggaggaggaggtggtggaggTTTTGCCTTTTGGCTTGC
Above is a genomic segment from Elaeis guineensis isolate ETL-2024a chromosome 1, EG11, whole genome shotgun sequence containing:
- the LOC105061026 gene encoding uncharacterized protein, with translation MARGSGGGAEEALLAPAKTWYGRCRAHPGDELRGFQSCLRWMCMDQSDRWRALMSWSLFFVLSLAVPIVSHFVLSYNPHRRPYDLSVQLSLTAASALSFICLSAVTRRYGLRRFLFLDKLRGESEHVRLGYTAHLDRSFRLLSCFVLPLFAAETAYKVWWYCAGAGRIPFLGNPVASDVVACVFELASWIYRTATFFLLCVLFRLICQLQILRLQEFAAVFQEESEVGLVLAEHLRIRRQLRVISHRFRGFIVSCLVLVTASQFAALLLTTRSHSDINLFNTGELALCSIVLVTGLLICLRSAAKITHKAQALTSHAAKWHVCATIDSFYADPETPCEVTLNPNCVFPVNGGEGESDEEVSAEDELEDTKIVPPHAHTISFQKRQALVTYLENNRAGITIFGFTLDRAWLHTVFMLETTLFLWLLGKTIGIS